A genome region from Setaria italica strain Yugu1 chromosome III, Setaria_italica_v2.0, whole genome shotgun sequence includes the following:
- the LOC101780790 gene encoding uncharacterized protein LOC101780790, whose product MGTAEVLRPHDCLARARRPLRPGPAGRRAVAARHHQGQRHGARGDIARGPATAAAAATAPRQVRTKVAAAAADAYAGPAFGAMSPSPRALPLPRFTPRTAADAAPGVDDAATRELRRLLGLH is encoded by the coding sequence ATGGGGACAGCGGAGGTGCTCCGCCCGCACGACTGCCTCGCCCGCGCCAGGCGGCCGCtgcgccccggccccgccgggaggagggcggtggcggcgcgccaCCACCAGGGCCAGCGCcacggcgcgcgcggcgacaTCGCGCGGGgccccgcgacggcggcggcggccgcgacggcgccGAGGCAGGTCCGGACCAaggtggccgccgcggccgcggacgcGTACGCCGGCCCGGCGTTCGGCGCcatgtcgccgtcgccgcgggcgctgccgctgccgcggtTCACCCCCAGGACGGCCGCTGACGCGGCGCCGGGCGTGGACGACGCCGCCACGCGGGAGCTTCGGCGGCTGCTGGGCCTCCATTGA
- the LOC101760518 gene encoding cytochrome P450 734A1 — translation MAALFSALLLAALLAAAQYVLRLLHSFLWVPLRLERRFRRQGIRWPPRSLLSGNAADYRNLMAAARSAPLASFRHDGVVSRATPQYSVWPARYGRPFVYWFGPRPRLVISDPELVKAALTDSTGAFDKAGSGGNNPLARQLIGEGLVGLSGETWARHRRVIAPAFNMERVKAWIPEIAATISSVLGKWEAQGESRTEFEIDVHKGFHTLSADVISCVAFGSSYEEGKRIFQLQEEQMKLALLAMRTVYVPGFRFVPTKKNRTRQKLNTEIQCSLRKLIEINGRKCEDSKNLLGLMLSASKAGSEFKMGIDEIIHECKTFYFAGKETTANLLTWAALLLALHQEWQDKAREEVLKVCGKYEHPNADNLSNLKIITMVLKETLRLYPPAVFINRTATKDIKLGKLDIPGGTRFDFPIIDIHHDHDVWGNDADEFNPLRFADGKSYHLGAYLPFGIGPTICVGQNLAMVEAKVALAMTLQRFAFTVSPSYVHAPMMLFTLQPQYGAQVLVQKM, via the exons ATGGCCGCCCTCTtctccgccctcctcctcgccgctctCCTCGCGGCCGCCCAATACGTGCTCCGCCTGCTCCACTCCTTCCTCTGGGTCCCGCTCCGCCTGGAGCGCCGCTTCCGGCGGCAGGGCATCAGGTGGCCACCGCGCAGCCTGCTCTCCGGCAACGCGGCCGACTACCGCAACCTTATGGCCGCCGCCAGGTCCGCTCCCCTCGCCTCCTTCCGCCACGACGGCGTCGTCTCCCGCGCCACGCCGCAGTACAGCGTCTGGCCGGCGCGGTACGGCCGGCCGTTCGTGTACTGGTTCGGGCCCCGCCCGCGGCTGGTGATCTCCGACCCGGAGCTCGTGAAGGCCGCTTTAACCGACTCCACGGGGGCCTTTGATAAGGCGGGCTCCGGTGGCAACAACCCGCTCGCCAGGCAGCTCATCGGCGAGGGCCTCGTGGGGCTCTCCGGGGAGACGTGGGCACGACACCGCCGCGTGATTGCACCGGCGTTCAACATGGAGAGGGTGAAG GCTTGGATACCAGAAATAGCAGCTACCATCTCATCTGTGCTGGGCAAATGGGAGGCTCAAGGTGAAAGCCGAACTGAGTTTGAGATCGATGTCCATAAAGGATTCCACACTTTGAGTGCAGATGTCATTTCCTGTGTGGCATTTGGAAGTAGCTACGAGGAGGGAAAACGAATTTTTCAATTGCAAGAGGAACAGATGAAACTTGCTCTTCTTGCAATGAGGACTGTTTATGTTCCTGGCTTCAG GTTTGTACCAACGAAAAAGAACAGAACAAGGCAGAAGTTAAACACAGAAATCCAATGTTCCTTGCGCAAATTGATTGAAATCAATGGTAGGAAGTGTGAGGATTCCAAAAATTTGCTTGGGTTAATGCTGTCAGCTAGCAAAGCAGGGAGCGAATTTAAAATGGGAATCGACGAGATAATTCATGAGTGCAAGACATTTTACTTTGCTGGGAAGGAAACAACCGCTAACTTGTTGACATGGGCAGCACTTCTTCTTGCATTGCATCAAGAGTGGCAAGATAAGgcccgtgaagaagtacttaaAGTGTGTGGAAAGTATGAGCACCCTAATGCAGATAACCTGAGCAATCTCAAAATT ATAACTATGGTGTTAAAagaaaccctcaggctgtatcctCCAGCTGTCTTCATCAATAGGACTGCCACTAAGGATATCAAGCTTGGTAAACTAGACATCCCGGGTGGCACACGATTTGACTTCCCTATTATCGACATTCACCATGACCATGATGTTTGGGGCAACGATGCAGACGAGTTTAATCCATTAAGGTTTGCAGATGGCAAGAGCTATCATCTTGGTGCTTACTTGCCCTTTGGGATCGGTCCTACAATCTGCGTTGGCCAAAATCTTGCAATGGTTGAGGCCAAGGTGGCACTTGCAATGACCCTTCAACGGTTTGCGTTTACCGTCTCGCCATCCTATGTTCATGCACCAATGATGTTGTTCACCCTCCAACCCCAGTATGGTGCTCAAGTTCTTGTCCAGAAGATGTGA
- the LOC101760107 gene encoding upstream activation factor subunit UAF30 — MVLQRAVAECPKKVARLVDLVNLPTALREFAGGRSQMSQLSFFLRVWSHIKEHNLQDPTNKNIVNCDEKLKTVLLGRSKVQLLELPMIVKLHFPKAPKS; from the exons ATGGTGCTGCAGCGAGCGGTGGCCGAATGCCCCAAGAAGGTTGCGAGGCTGGTGGACCTGGTCAACCTGCCGACTGCGCTGCGGGAGTTCGCCGGTGGCCGGTCCCAGATGTCCCagctctccttcttcctccgcgTATGGTCTCACATCAAGGAACACAACCTACAG GACCCAACGAATAAGAATATTGTGAACTGTGATGAGAAGCTGAAGACTGTATTATTGGGGAGGTCCAAAGTGCAGCTCTTAGAACTCCCAATGATTGTTAAGCTTCATTTCCCAAAAGCTCCAAAGTCGTGA
- the LOC101759700 gene encoding transcription termination factor MTERF8, chloroplastic yields MLASICRRRLAIPLAPVLAGGGGGKNPIHSSPVAVLLSHGYYSTAVAAGPEPCPATVSYLVSCGLSPAAAAARNVRIRDTNRADAVRAVLREYGFSEAEITRTVRQDPVLLNFDADRIIRPKLDFFLSLGFQPRFLAAEPHILARSLDNHLAPCIEFLRSILGSDECVRTAVYRVPRALLADLDNSMRPAVEAFRRHGLPEESIAKLLLIHLGVLMVPVDRIAEAFDDLQDLGLRVTDTGFLYGFRVISILKRETWVRKVALYRSFGVCEADLLRAFKTQPTILLVSDESVKKKIRFYLDVLKVGIGDVMAQPMILSLSLEKNIMPRCAVLSVLMREGKIERKLNLMPALLSNLKVFSARFVWRYAKDVPDVVKAFEGKIKFQGFGDREFELLSH; encoded by the coding sequence aTGCTCGCTTCCAtatgccggcggcggctcgccaTCCCCCTTGCCCCAGTCctcgccggaggcggcggcggcaagaaccCCATCCATTctagccccgtcgccgtcctcctctCCCACGGCTACTACTCAAccgccgtcgcggcgggccCCGAGCCCTGCCCCGCCACGGTCTCCTACCTGGTCTCCTGCGgcctctcccccgccgccgccgccgcccgcaacGTCCGCATCCGGGACACGAAccgcgccgacgccgtccgGGCCGTCCTCCGTGAATACGGCTTCTCCGAGGCGGAAATCACCCGCACGGTGCGCCAGGATCCGGTGCTCCTCAACTTCGATGCCGACCGCATCATCCGGCCCAAGCTCGACTTCTTCCTCTCGCTCGGCTTCCAGCCCCGCTTCCTCGCCGCCGAGCCCCACATCCTGGCGCGCAGCCTGGACAACCACCTCGCCCCCTGCATCGAGTTCCTCCGAAGCATCCTCGGCTCTGACGAGTGTGTCCGCACGGCAGTCTACCGCGTGCCCCGCGCGCTCTTGGCCGACCTCGACAACAGCATGCGCCCCGCCGTGGAGGCGttccgccgccacggcctcccCGAGGAGTCCATTGCCAAGCTCCTCCTCATCCACTTGGGCGTGCTCATGGTACCCGTCGACCGCATCGCTGAGGCATTTGATGACCTTCAGGACCTCGGCCTGCGCGTCACGGACACGGGCTTCCTCTACGGCTTCCGCGTGATTTCTATCCTCAAGAGGGAGACGTGGGTCCGCAAGGTGGCGCTGTACCGGAGCTTCGGGGTGTGCGAGGCTGACCTGCTCAGGGCGTTCAAGACGCAGCCCACCATACTGCTCGTCTCTGACGAGAGCGtaaagaagaagatcaggttTTACCTGGACGTGCTGAAGGTTGGGATAGGTGATGTTATGGCGCAGCCAATGATTCTGTCGTTGAGCTTGGAGAAGAACATCATGCCAAGGTGTGCCGTCCTGAGCGTTTTGATGAGGGAGGGCAAAATTGAGCGGAAACTGAATTTGATGCCGGCATTGCTCAGCAATTTGAAGGTCTTCTCGGCGAGGTTTGTGTGGAGGTATGCTAAGGATGTGCCTGATGTTGTTAAGGCATTTGAGGGTAAGATTAAATTTCAAGGATTTGGGGATCGGGAGTTTGAACTTTTGTCACACTGA
- the LOC101760933 gene encoding pyruvate, phosphate dikinase 2, protein MASVSRAVWSLQRPVSNGTMTREAPSGRRSVAAPRSRRAKAVVVRSESGSGRGEHCAPARAVADVAPIQATKKRVFHFGKGKSEGNKTMKELLGGKGANLAEMSSIGLSVPPGFTVSTEACQQYQEAGRSLPQGLWDEIIDGLAWVEEEMGARLGDPQRPLLLSVRSGAAVSMPGMMDTVLNLGLNDEVAAGLGAKSGERFANDSYRRFLDMFGNVVMDIPHALFEEKLEAMKEAKGVKNDNDLTASDLKELVAQYKEVYVEAKGEPFPSDPKKQLELAVLAVFNSWDSPRANKYRSINQITGLKGTAVNVQSMVFGNMGDTSGTGVLFTRNPSTGEKKLYGEFLVNAQGEDVVAGIRTPEDLDAMKAQMPDAYVELVENCKILESHYKEMMDIEFTVQENRLWMLQCRSGKRTGQGAVKIAVDMVNEGLVERRQAIKMVEPGHLDQLLHPQFENPSAYKDQVIATGLPASPGAAVGQIVFTAEDAEAWHAQGKAAILVRTETSPEDVGGMHAAVGILTARGGMTSHAAVVARGWGKCCVSGCSSVLVNDAEKSVVIGDKVMHEGEWLSLNGSTGEVIVGKQPLSPPVLSGDLGTFMSWVDEVRQLKVLANADTPEDALTARNNGAEGIGLCRTEHMFFASDERIKAVRQMIMAPTLELRQKALDRLLPYQRSDFEGIFRAMDGLSVTIRLLDPPLHEFLPDGNVEDIVRELCSETGANQEEALARIESLSEVNPMLGFRGCRLGISYPELTEMQARAIFEAAIAMTNQGVQVFPEIMVPLVGTPQELGNQVALIRETANKVFAALGKTIDYKIGTMIEIPRAALVADEIAEQAEFFSFGTNDLTQMTFGYSRDDVGKFLPIYLSQGILQHDPFEVLDQRGVGELVKFATERGRKARPNLKVGICGEHGGEPSSVAFFAKSGLDYVSCSPFRVPIARLAAAQVLV, encoded by the exons ATGGCGTCTGTTTCCAGGGCCGTGTGGAGCCTGCAGAGGCCGGTCTCGAACGGCACGATGACCAGGGAGGCGCCCTCCGGCCGCCGATCGGTCGCGGCGCCGAGGTCCCGGCGCGCCAAAGCCGTCGTGGTTCGCTCCGAGTCCGGCTCGGGACGCGGCGAGCATTGCGCCCCTGCCAGGGCCGTCGCCGACGTCGCGCCGATTCAGGCGACGAAGAAG AGGGTGTTCCACTTCGGCAAGGGCAAGAGCGAGGGCAACAAGACGATGAAGGAGCTGCTGGGCGGCAAGGGCGCGAACCTGGCGGAGATGTCGAGCATCGGGCTGTCGGTGCCGCCGGGGTTCACGGTGTCGACGGAGGCCTGCCAGCAGTACCAGGAGGCGGGGCGCTCCCTGCCGCAGGGCCTCTGGGACGAGATCATCGACGGCCTGGCGTGGGTGGAGGAGGAAATGGGCGCCCGCCTCGGCGACCCGCAGCGCCCGCTCCTGCTCTCCGTCCGCTCCGGCGCCGCG GTGTCGATGCCCGGGATGATGGACACGGTGCTCAACCTGGGACTCAACGACGAGGTGGCCGCCGGGCTCGGCGCCAAGAGCGGCGAGCGCTTCGCCAACGACTCCTACCGCCGCTTCCTCGACATGTTCGGCAACGTC GTCATGGACATTCCCCACGCACTGTTCGAGGAGAAGCTTGAAGCCATGAAGGAAGCCAAGGGGGTGAAGAACGACAATGACCTGACTGCCTCTGACCTCAAAGAGCTGGTGGCTCAGTACAAGGAGGTCTACGTCGAAGCCAAGGGGGAGCCATTTCCCTCAG ATCCCAAGAAGCAGCTTGAGCTAGCAGTGTTGGCTGTGTTCAACTCGTGGGACAGCCCCAGGGCCAACAAGTACAGGAGCATTAACCAGATCACTGGTCTGAAAGGCACTGCTGTGAACGTGCAGTCCATGGTGTTTGGCAACATGGGGGACACTTCTGGCACTGGCGTGCTCTTCACTAGGAATCCTAGCACTGGAGAGAAGAAGCTGTATGGCGAGTTCCTGGTGAATGCTCAG GGTGAGGATGTGGTTGCTGGAATCAGAACCCCGGAGGATCTTGATGCCATGAAGGCACAGATGCCGGATGCTTATGTAGAGCTCGTTGAGAACTGCAAGATACTGGAGAGCCACTACAAAGAAATGATG GACATTGAATTTACCGTTCAGGAAAATAGGCTCTGGATGTTACAGTGCAGATCAGGAAAACGTACAGGCCAAGGGGCGGTAAAGATTGCTGTGGACATGGTTAATGAGGGTCTTGTTGAGCGCCGTCAAGCGATTAAGATGGTAGAGCCAGGCCACCTGGACCAGCTTCTCCATCCTCAG TTTGAGAACCCATCAGCATACAAGGATCAAGTAATCGCTACAGGCTTACCAGCTTCACCTGGGGCTGCTGTGGGCCAAATTGTATTTACTGCAGAGGACGCTGAAGCATGGCATGCCCAAGGGAAAGCTGCTATCCTG GTGAGGACAGAGACCAGCCCAGAGGATGTTGGTGGCATGCACGCAGCTGTTGGAATTCTTACAGCAAGAGGTGGGATGACCTCTCATGCTGCTGTGGTAGCACGTGGTTGGGGAAAATGTTGTGTCTCAGGATGCTCAAGCGTTCTCGTAAATGATGCTGAGAAG TCTGTAGTGATTGGAGACAAGGTGATGCATGAAGGTGAGTGGCTATCACTGAATGGATCTACTGGTGAAGTCATCGTGGGGAAGCAGCCACTTTCCCCACCAGTCCTCAGTGGTGATCTGGGAACCTTCATGTCCTGGGTAGATGAAGTTAGGCAACTGAAG GTTTTGGCTAATGCGGATACCCCTGAGGATGCACTGACAGCAAGAAACAATGGGGCAGAAGGAATTGGACTATGCCGGACGGAGCACATG TTCTTTGCTTCGGATGAGAGGATTAAGGCTGTGAGGCAGATGATTATGGCTCCCACACTTGAACTGAGGCAGAAGGCACTAGATCGTCTTTTGCCTTATCAGAGGTCTGACTTTGAAGGCATTTTCCGTGCTATGGATG GGCTTTCAGTGACTATTCGGCTTCTGGACCCCCCACTTCATGAGTTTCTTCCTGACGGGAATGTTGAAGACATTGTGCGTGAATTATGTTCTGAAACTGGAGCCAATCAGGAGGAAGCCCTTGCAAGAATTGAAAGTCTTTCAGAAGTAAATCCAATGCTTGGTTTCCGTGGGTGCAG GCTCGGTATATCATATCCTGAGCTAACAGAAATGCAAGCCCGTGCCATCTTTGAAGCTGCTATAGCGATGACCAACCAGGGTGTTCAAGTTTTCCCAGAGATAATGGTTCCTCTTGTTGGGACACCTCAG GAACTGGGGAATCAAGTGGCCCTTATCCGTGAAACTGCTAACAAAGTTTTCGCTGCTCTGGGTAAAACCATTGACTACAAAATTGGAACTATGATTGAAATTCCGAGGGCAGCTCTAGTAGCTGATGAG ATAGCAGAGCAGGCTGAATTCTTCTCTTTTGGAACGAACGACCTCACACAGATGACATTTGGCTACAGCAGGGATGATGTGGGGAAGTTTCTTCCCATTTATCTGTCTCAGGGTATCCTCCAACATGATCCCTTTGAG GTGCTGGATCAGAGGGGAGTGGGCGAGCTGGTTAAGTTTGCTACAGAGAGGGGTCGCAAAGCTAGGCCTAACTTGAAG GTGGGCATCTGTGGAGAACATGGTGGGGAGCCTTCGTCAGTTGCATTCTTTGCAAAGTCGGGGCTGGATTATGTTTCTTGCTCGCCTTTCAG GGTTCCCATCGCCAGGCTAGCTGCAGCTCAGGTGCTCGTCTGA